Proteins from a genomic interval of Equus quagga isolate Etosha38 chromosome 11, UCLA_HA_Equagga_1.0, whole genome shotgun sequence:
- the DCAKD gene encoding dephospho-CoA kinase domain-containing protein translates to MFLVGLTGGIASGKSSVIQVFQQLGCAVIDIDVIARQVVQPGYPAHRRIVEAFGTEVLLENGDINRKVLGDLIFNQPDRRSLLNAITHPEIRKEMMKETFKYFLRGYRYVILDIPLLFETKKLLKYMKHTVVVYCDRDTQLARLMQRNNLNREDAEARIKAQLPLKDKARMARHVLDNSGEWSVTKRQVILLHAELERSLEYLPLRLGVLTGLAGIAGLLYLLTRYLLPSP, encoded by the exons ATGTTCCTGGTGGGCCTCACGGGGGGCATCGCCTCAGGCAAGAGCTCCGTGATTCAGGTGTTCCAGCAGCTGGGCTGCGCCGTGATCGACATCGACGTCATAGCCCGGCAGG TTGTCCAGCCAGGATACCCAGCCCACCGGCGCATCGTGGAGGCCTTTGGCACTGAGGTCTTGCTGGAGAATGGCGACATCAATCGCAAGGTCCTGGGGGACTTGATCTTTAACCAGCCTGACCGACGGTCTCTGCTCAACGCCATCACCCACCCTGAGATCCGCAAGGAGATGATGAAGGAGACCTTCAAGTACTTCCTCCGGG GATACCGCTACGTGATTCTGGATATCCCTCTGTTGTTTGAGACCAAGAAGCTGCTCAAGTACATGAAGCACACAGTGGTGGTATACTG TGACCGGGACACGCAGCTGGCAAGGCTGATGCAGCGGAACAACCTGAACCGCGAGGACGCAGAGGCTCGGATCAAGGCTCAGCTGCCCCTGAAGGACAAGGCACGTATGGCCCGCCATGTTCTTGACAACTCAGGCGAGTGGAGCGTCACCAAACGCCAGGTCATCCTCCTGCACGCCGAGCTGGAGCGCTCCCTGGAGTACCTGCCGCTGAGGCTTGGGGTCCTCACGGGTCTGGCCGGCATTGCTGGCCTCCTCTACCTGCTCACCCGCTACCTCCTGCCGTCCCCCTAG